Proteins encoded together in one Cyanobium sp. WAJ14-Wanaka window:
- a CDS encoding inositol monophosphatase family protein, with protein sequence MADPTENLDVAERLSDRAAREAGLPEAEILRLVNIARQAAELGGEQLSRHFGRLIQVREKGVAGDLVTEADHAAEAAVLAFLQAETPEFGILAEESGRRPKDSPFEWCIDPLDGTTNYAHGFPFFGTSIGLTWGGLPLLGALAVPAMAELFWAAPGLGSWCNDQRLAVSDCHQLGDALLATGFAYDRRSRLDNNYAEFAYFTHRSHGVRRAGAAAVDLAFVAAGRMDGYWERGLSPWDLAAGVVLVEQAGGVVSSYSGSEMRLAEGRLIACGRLLQPKIVAGLAACKPLQGSSYGAAELDS encoded by the coding sequence ATGGCTGATCCCACGGAAAATCTGGATGTGGCAGAGAGGCTCAGTGACCGGGCCGCCCGGGAAGCCGGCCTGCCGGAGGCTGAGATCCTGAGGCTCGTGAATATCGCCCGCCAGGCTGCAGAGCTCGGTGGTGAGCAGCTAAGCCGCCACTTTGGCCGGTTAATCCAGGTGCGGGAGAAGGGCGTAGCCGGCGATCTGGTCACCGAGGCGGATCACGCTGCTGAGGCTGCCGTCCTGGCTTTTTTGCAGGCTGAGACCCCTGAATTTGGGATCCTCGCTGAGGAGAGTGGCAGGAGGCCCAAGGACAGCCCCTTCGAATGGTGCATTGACCCCCTCGATGGCACCACCAACTACGCCCACGGCTTTCCATTCTTTGGCACCTCAATTGGCCTCACCTGGGGCGGACTGCCCCTGCTGGGTGCCCTGGCGGTTCCCGCAATGGCCGAATTGTTTTGGGCGGCCCCGGGCCTGGGATCCTGGTGCAACGACCAGCGGCTGGCAGTCAGCGACTGTCACCAGTTGGGCGATGCCCTACTGGCCACGGGCTTTGCCTACGACCGCCGCAGCCGGCTAGACAACAACTACGCCGAATTTGCCTACTTCACCCATCGCAGCCATGGGGTACGCCGCGCCGGTGCCGCCGCCGTGGATTTGGCCTTTGTGGCCGCCGGTCGCATGGATGGCTATTGGGAGCGGGGCCTGTCGCCCTGGGATTTGGCCGCAGGGGTTGTTCTTGTGGAGCAGGCTGGAGGGGTGGTTTCCAGCTACTCAGGCTCTGAAATGCGCCTGGCGGAAGGTCGCCTGATTGCTTGCGGCAGGCTCCTGCAGCCAAAGATTGTGGCTGGACTGGCCGCCTGCAAGCCCCTGCAGGGTTCCAGCTACGGGGCTGCGGAGCTGGATTCATAG
- a CDS encoding 2Fe-2S iron-sulfur cluster-binding protein, with product MKPYHPITIHWRQTGRVISHDVADGEYILRSFENQGDPLPFSCRNGCCTACAVRVLEGEIDSREALGLSRDLRAKGYGLLCVARATGPLVVETQDEDEVYELQFGQFFGRGPVRPGLPLDEE from the coding sequence ATGAAGCCCTATCACCCGATCACGATCCATTGGCGGCAGACGGGTCGTGTGATTAGCCACGACGTGGCAGATGGCGAGTACATCCTGCGCAGTTTTGAAAACCAGGGAGATCCCCTGCCATTCAGTTGTCGCAATGGCTGTTGCACCGCCTGTGCAGTTCGGGTGCTGGAGGGGGAGATTGACAGCCGCGAGGCACTGGGCCTCTCCCGGGACCTGCGCGCCAAGGGCTATGGCCTGCTGTGCGTTGCCAGGGCAACGGGGCCCCTGGTGGTGGAGACCCAGGACGAGGATGAGGTCTATGAATTGCAATTCGGCCAATTTTTTGGCCGGGGCCCAGTCCGGCCTGGGCTACCCCTTGATGAGGAGTGA
- the pstB gene encoding phosphate ABC transporter ATP-binding protein PstB translates to MTTSSKLDSNPSKSVCMALENVSISYGKFEAVKGVYMDIPYGEVTAFIGPSGCGKSTVLRGLNRMNDLIPGCTLKGRVIFDGNDLYDPRVDPVEVRRRIGMVFQKPNPFPKTIYENIAFGARINGYKGDMDELVERSLRKAAVWDECKDKLKESGLALSGGQQQRLCIARAIATEPEVILMDEPCSALDPISTLKIEETMHELKRSYTIIIVTHNMQQAVRVSDNTAFFNAEVVEGGSGKVGYLVEYAPTERIFNAPAQKSTQDYVSGRFG, encoded by the coding sequence ATGACAACCTCTTCGAAACTCGATTCAAATCCAAGCAAATCTGTTTGCATGGCCCTGGAGAATGTAAGCATCTCCTACGGCAAGTTTGAGGCTGTTAAAGGGGTTTACATGGACATCCCCTACGGCGAGGTGACCGCATTTATTGGCCCGTCAGGCTGTGGCAAGTCGACGGTGCTGCGGGGCCTTAACCGTATGAACGATTTAATTCCCGGTTGCACACTCAAGGGCCGGGTGATTTTCGATGGCAATGATCTCTACGATCCCCGCGTCGACCCCGTGGAGGTGCGCCGTCGCATCGGCATGGTCTTTCAGAAGCCCAACCCCTTCCCTAAGACCATCTACGAAAATATTGCCTTCGGTGCTCGCATAAACGGTTACAAGGGTGACATGGATGAGCTGGTCGAGCGCTCCCTGCGCAAGGCAGCCGTCTGGGATGAATGCAAGGACAAACTTAAGGAAAGTGGCCTGGCCCTTTCGGGAGGCCAGCAACAGCGGCTGTGTATTGCTAGGGCAATCGCCACCGAACCGGAGGTGATCCTGATGGATGAACCCTGCTCGGCCCTTGATCCGATCTCAACATTAAAGATCGAGGAAACGATGCATGAACTGAAGCGCAGCTACACAATCATTATTGTTACCCACAATATGCAGCAGGCAGTTCGAGTATCAGACAACACTGCCTTTTTTAACGCTGAGGTAGTCGAAGGGGGCAGTGGCAAGGTGGGCTACCTGGTGGAATACGCACCCACCGAACGAATCTTCAATGCTCCGGCCCAGAAGTCAACCCAAGACTATGTAAGCGGTCGCTTTGGTTAA
- the pstA gene encoding phosphate ABC transporter permease PstA, whose protein sequence is MTSSTNISYANSDLFDRRSLFFDPNLKRNRLNELLTAIAATFAAIAVLPLFLVLGYVLVKGGSMIRPSLFLELPPELGLTGGGIGNAILGTLIVSAIATCIALPVGIGGGIFLSEYSRGGWFANFIRFGNDVLAGVPSIIAGVFIYGLVVVTKLFFDQSFSAMAGGIALSVLMLPTIIKTTDEGLRLVPQELRWGAYGVGASKFVTITRITLPAAFTPIATGVVLAVARAAGETAPLIFTTLFSPYWPDGIFNPIATMSVLIYNFAIMPYEYQNALAWAASFVLVVMILGANLLSRWISKMAKT, encoded by the coding sequence ATGACATCCAGCACTAACATTAGTTACGCAAATTCGGACCTTTTTGACCGAAGGTCCCTATTCTTCGACCCAAACCTCAAGCGCAACAGGTTAAACGAACTGTTGACAGCAATTGCTGCCACTTTTGCGGCGATCGCTGTATTGCCCCTATTTCTAGTATTGGGTTACGTGCTTGTAAAGGGAGGATCAATGATTCGCCCTTCCCTTTTCCTTGAACTGCCTCCTGAGCTTGGCTTGACTGGTGGAGGAATTGGCAATGCGATTTTGGGTACTTTGATTGTTAGCGCCATTGCCACCTGCATCGCCCTGCCGGTGGGCATAGGTGGGGGAATATTTCTGAGCGAATACTCGAGGGGTGGCTGGTTTGCAAACTTTATTCGTTTTGGCAACGATGTACTGGCTGGCGTGCCCTCGATCATTGCTGGCGTATTTATTTATGGCCTTGTGGTGGTAACAAAGCTCTTCTTTGACCAGAGCTTTAGTGCCATGGCCGGGGGTATTGCCCTTTCGGTGTTGATGCTGCCAACCATCATAAAAACAACCGACGAAGGGCTGAGGCTTGTCCCCCAGGAGTTGCGCTGGGGAGCCTACGGGGTAGGGGCCTCAAAATTTGTAACTATTACCAGAATCACCCTGCCAGCTGCCTTTACACCAATTGCAACCGGGGTGGTTCTAGCGGTGGCTAGGGCAGCGGGGGAAACAGCACCGTTGATTTTCACTACACTATTTTCCCCCTATTGGCCAGATGGTATATTTAACCCAATCGCGACAATGTCTGTGTTGATTTATAACTTTGCAATCATGCCCTACGAGTACCAAAATGCCCTGGCATGGGCAGCCAGCTTTGTATTGGTTGTGATGATACTCGGAGCAAATTTACTTTCCCGCTGGATATCAAAAATGGCTAAAACCTAA
- the pstC gene encoding phosphate ABC transporter permease subunit PstC, protein MKPDFSNDVNAEAFTLRRRPPSEKLVDIGFSQLSLALASGVALVLLGIFLTVFGQAREAIAQFGLNFLTTSDWDPVNDRYGALVAIYGTLVSSLLALVIAVPLGVGTAIFITEDLVPTRIREAIGLMVELLAALPSVVLGLWAIFVMEPAIRPVLNMLHNVLGWSPLFSTVPQGPGMAPAILILVVMVLPIITAISRDALNQVPIELRQGAYGIGSTRWGAIFNVILPAAISAIIGGVMLSLGRAMGETMAVTMIIGNSLSFNISLLAPGNTIASMLANQFGEADGIQVSALMYAALILMLLTFVVNVAAQWIVRRLSLRY, encoded by the coding sequence ATGAAGCCGGATTTCAGTAATGACGTGAACGCCGAGGCGTTCACCCTGCGTCGCCGCCCACCCAGTGAAAAACTGGTCGACATTGGCTTCAGCCAACTCAGCCTTGCCCTTGCCTCAGGCGTTGCCCTGGTGCTTTTAGGCATATTCCTAACGGTATTTGGCCAGGCAAGGGAAGCGATTGCCCAATTTGGCCTCAATTTCCTGACCACCTCCGACTGGGACCCCGTTAACGACCGCTACGGCGCCCTAGTGGCGATCTACGGCACCCTGGTTTCGTCATTACTTGCCCTCGTAATCGCAGTGCCCCTGGGAGTAGGCACGGCGATCTTCATCACCGAGGACCTGGTCCCCACACGCATCAGGGAGGCCATCGGCCTGATGGTCGAACTCCTGGCAGCCCTGCCATCGGTGGTGCTTGGGCTCTGGGCCATCTTCGTGATGGAGCCCGCAATCAGGCCTGTCCTGAACATGCTCCACAACGTGCTTGGTTGGTCTCCACTCTTTTCAACGGTCCCCCAGGGCCCGGGCATGGCGCCGGCGATTTTGATTTTGGTGGTGATGGTGCTGCCAATAATCACAGCCATATCCCGTGACGCCCTAAACCAGGTGCCGATTGAGCTGAGGCAGGGGGCCTACGGGATCGGATCTACCCGTTGGGGGGCCATCTTCAACGTGATCCTGCCTGCGGCTATATCAGCAATTATTGGCGGGGTGATGCTTTCCCTGGGCCGGGCCATGGGGGAAACGATGGCCGTGACCATGATCATCGGCAATTCCCTCAGCTTCAACATTTCGCTGCTGGCTCCTGGCAACACCATTGCCTCGATGCTTGCAAACCAATTTGGGGAGGCGGATGGCATCCAGGTTTCGGCGCTCATGTATGCGGCCTTAATCCTGATGCTGCTCACATTCGTGGTGAATGTGGCGGCCCAGTGGATCGTTCGACGCCTAAGCCTGCGCTACTGA
- the dnaK gene encoding molecular chaperone DnaK, giving the protein MGRIVGIDLGTTNSVVAVLEGGRPQVIASAEGGRTTPSVVGFSRDQELLVGQLARRQLVLNPRNTFANLKRYVGRQWDELEDSSLGVPYTVRANDQGNVRVVCPITEREYAPEELVASILRKLVDDASTYLGEPVEAAVITVPAYFNDAQRQATRDAGRLAGLEVERILNEPTAAALAYGFDRSSVKRVLVFDLGGGTFDVSVMRIAQGVFDVKATSGDTQLGGNDWDRRIVDWLADAFQKEHTIDLRRDRQALQRLTEAAEKAKQELSGVQSTPISLPFIGTGPDGPLHIETSLERRTFEGLCPDLLDRLLRPVQRALRDSGFAAEDIDDVVLVGGGSRMPMVQDMVRTLIPLEPCQSVNPDEVVAIGAAVQAGILTGELRDLMLNDVTPLSLGLETIGGVMKVLIPRNTPIPVRKSDLFSTSEANQNSVEVHVLQGERQMRDGNKSLGRFRLSGIPPAPRGVPQVQVSFDIDANGLLQVSATDRTTGRQQSVTIQGGSNLSEEEIAQLLAEAELKASEDRRKRREIDRQNRAQTLIAQAERRLRDASLELGPYGAERQQRAVELAVREVQDLLAVTAGRATGGDEAAVADLELAVSQLQEALFGLNRKLLNERRSEQGPLQGLKNTLGSLKDELFSDDDFDDWNRDDWNRDSWNRDGLSRGASDPWSRPPSRPERYEQDRYQQDRFQPDRYQERSYPEKRFERQQPRREADPWGDG; this is encoded by the coding sequence ATGGGTCGAATAGTTGGAATCGACCTGGGTACCACCAATTCAGTGGTGGCTGTCTTGGAGGGGGGGCGCCCCCAGGTAATTGCCAGTGCGGAGGGGGGGCGCACCACCCCATCCGTGGTGGGCTTCAGCCGTGACCAGGAACTGTTGGTCGGCCAATTGGCCCGCCGCCAGCTGGTGCTGAATCCCCGCAATACCTTCGCGAACCTCAAGCGCTACGTCGGTCGTCAGTGGGATGAACTCGAGGACAGCAGCCTGGGGGTTCCCTACACGGTTCGGGCCAACGACCAGGGCAACGTGCGGGTGGTTTGCCCAATCACAGAAAGGGAATACGCCCCGGAGGAATTGGTGGCGAGCATCCTGCGAAAGCTTGTGGATGACGCCAGTACCTACCTGGGGGAGCCTGTGGAGGCTGCAGTTATTACCGTGCCGGCCTATTTCAACGATGCCCAGCGCCAGGCCACCCGCGATGCAGGCCGCCTGGCTGGCCTTGAGGTCGAACGCATTCTCAACGAACCCACTGCAGCAGCCCTGGCCTATGGCTTCGATCGCAGCAGCGTTAAGCGGGTTCTGGTCTTCGACCTGGGCGGCGGAACCTTCGACGTCTCGGTGATGCGCATTGCCCAGGGCGTTTTTGATGTCAAGGCAACCAGCGGCGACACCCAATTAGGTGGCAACGACTGGGACCGTCGCATCGTCGACTGGCTGGCCGATGCTTTTCAAAAGGAACACACCATTGATCTTCGCCGCGATCGCCAGGCCCTGCAGCGACTAACCGAAGCTGCCGAAAAGGCCAAGCAGGAGCTTTCTGGGGTGCAGAGCACACCCATCTCGCTCCCCTTTATTGGCACCGGTCCCGACGGGCCTCTGCACATTGAAACCAGCTTGGAGCGGCGCACCTTTGAGGGCCTCTGCCCCGATCTCCTGGACCGGCTGCTTCGACCTGTGCAGAGGGCCCTCAGGGATTCAGGTTTTGCTGCCGAGGACATCGACGATGTGGTGTTGGTGGGGGGCGGTAGCCGGATGCCGATGGTTCAGGACATGGTCCGCACCCTGATACCCCTTGAGCCCTGCCAATCGGTCAATCCCGATGAGGTGGTGGCGATTGGCGCCGCCGTTCAGGCGGGGATCCTCACCGGCGAACTGCGGGATCTGATGCTCAACGACGTCACACCGCTGTCGCTGGGCCTCGAGACCATTGGTGGGGTGATGAAAGTGCTCATCCCCCGCAACACCCCAATTCCGGTGCGCAAAAGCGACCTGTTCAGCACCTCCGAGGCCAACCAAAACTCAGTCGAGGTCCATGTGCTCCAGGGTGAGCGCCAGATGAGAGATGGCAATAAATCCCTGGGTCGCTTCCGGCTATCGGGCATACCTCCGGCCCCCAGGGGCGTGCCCCAGGTGCAGGTTTCCTTCGATATCGATGCCAACGGTCTGCTGCAGGTATCGGCCACCGATCGCACCACCGGTCGCCAGCAGAGCGTCACGATCCAGGGGGGCTCAAACCTCAGCGAGGAGGAAATCGCCCAATTACTGGCGGAGGCTGAACTGAAGGCCAGTGAGGATCGCCGCAAACGCCGTGAAATTGATCGACAAAACCGTGCCCAAACCCTGATTGCCCAGGCGGAAAGACGCCTTCGCGACGCCTCCCTGGAGTTGGGGCCCTATGGGGCTGAACGCCAGCAGCGCGCTGTGGAGTTGGCGGTGCGTGAGGTGCAGGATCTATTGGCAGTTACTGCTGGCAGAGCCACTGGTGGTGATGAGGCTGCCGTGGCCGACCTGGAACTTGCCGTCAGCCAATTGCAGGAGGCCCTGTTTGGCTTAAATCGCAAGCTGCTCAATGAAAGACGTTCCGAGCAAGGCCCCCTGCAGGGTTTGAAAAACACCCTCGGCTCCTTGAAGGATGAGTTGTTTTCCGATGACGACTTCGATGACTGGAATCGCGATGACTGGAATCGGGACAGCTGGAATCGGGATGGCCTAAGCAGAGGCGCCAGTGACCCCTGGTCGCGCCCCCCATCAAGGCCCGAGCGCTATGAACAGGACAGATATCAGCAGGACAGATTCCAGCCGGACAGGTACCAGGAGAGGAGTTATCCCGAAAAAAGGTTTGAGCGGCAGCAGCCTCGCCGCGAGGCCGATCCCTGGGGTGATGGTTGA
- a CDS encoding DnaJ C-terminal domain-containing protein, whose product MVQQVPATEDYWSVLGLRPGSDGSSLKRAFRNQARRWHPDLNGNDPRAEEQFKLVNEAYAVLSDPARRDAWEAGLNFDEAGPEGGGDPFARGFPDFDDYLDQLFGERRRRTREPEQQVYPVDPPGEVSASPPPPPPVQATTDLETLVELSPEQALQGASLEIELQDGTAVEVKTPAMAGDGWRLRLAGVTPGGGDHFLHLRVCTPDGLRVDGLRVLLSLDLSPAEAALGCAVVVPTLRGPVKLTVPAGSSSGRLLRLRGRGMEWGGQRGDQLVEVRIVVPEELGEAEAALYQRLGQLARGPEHRQ is encoded by the coding sequence GTGGTCCAGCAAGTTCCCGCAACTGAGGATTACTGGTCCGTTCTTGGCCTCAGGCCAGGTTCAGATGGCTCAAGCCTCAAGCGGGCTTTCCGCAACCAGGCGCGACGCTGGCACCCGGATCTCAATGGCAATGATCCCCGGGCTGAGGAGCAGTTCAAGCTGGTCAATGAGGCCTATGCCGTGCTTTCGGACCCGGCCAGGCGCGATGCCTGGGAAGCGGGGCTCAATTTTGATGAGGCAGGGCCGGAGGGGGGTGGCGATCCCTTTGCTAGGGGCTTTCCCGATTTCGACGACTACCTAGACCAATTATTTGGCGAGCGGCGCCGCCGGACCCGGGAGCCGGAACAACAGGTCTACCCAGTTGATCCCCCCGGTGAGGTTTCCGCTTCCCCGCCACCACCACCGCCTGTCCAGGCCACCACTGACCTGGAAACCCTGGTGGAACTCAGCCCAGAGCAGGCCCTGCAGGGCGCAAGTCTTGAGATTGAGCTCCAGGACGGTACGGCGGTTGAGGTGAAAACCCCTGCCATGGCCGGCGATGGTTGGCGCCTACGGCTGGCAGGGGTTACCCCCGGCGGTGGCGACCATTTCCTGCACCTGCGGGTGTGCACTCCGGATGGCCTGCGGGTGGATGGCCTGCGGGTTCTGCTGAGCCTTGACCTGAGCCCCGCCGAGGCGGCCCTGGGTTGTGCCGTGGTGGTTCCCACGCTGAGGGGGCCAGTCAAACTGACGGTGCCAGCTGGATCCTCGAGTGGTCGGCTGCTGCGTTTGCGGGGGCGCGGCATGGAATGGGGGGGGCAGCGGGGCGACCAATTGGTGGAGGTGCGCATCGTGGTTCCCGAGGAGCTGGGGGAGGCTGAAGCTGCCCTGTACCAGCGCCTCGGACAGCTGGCCCGCGGGCCGGAGCATCGCCAGTGA
- a CDS encoding DUF3110 domain-containing protein yields MAVFVLLFDAGSDQEGIHSLELNGRTVVLLFEERDDADRYAGLLEAQDFPVPTVEPLDREEMELFCSEAGYEARLVTKGFLPETAEDRLLIAPPERNMDVAKWQEENQLQETNQAQELDRQGEQDSELEAFRRKLEGLL; encoded by the coding sequence ATGGCGGTATTTGTGCTTCTTTTCGACGCCGGCAGCGACCAGGAAGGCATCCACTCCCTTGAGCTAAACGGCCGCACCGTGGTGCTGTTGTTTGAGGAGAGGGACGACGCAGACCGCTACGCAGGGCTGCTGGAAGCCCAGGATTTTCCCGTGCCCACTGTTGAACCCCTTGACCGGGAGGAGATGGAGCTTTTCTGCAGTGAAGCCGGCTATGAGGCGCGCCTTGTAACTAAGGGTTTTCTGCCCGAAACGGCAGAGGATCGCCTGCTAATTGCCCCCCCCGAGCGAAATATGGATGTCGCCAAGTGGCAGGAGGAGAACCAATTACAGGAGACGAACCAAGCCCAGGAGCTGGATCGCCAGGGGGAACAGGATTCAGAACTGGAGGCCTTCCGTCGCAAGCTTGAGGGTTTGCTTTGA
- the murQ gene encoding N-acetylmuramic acid 6-phosphate etherase encodes MSEINRGHLLTEQANPASENLCQLSSQELVELFCENELEPQRALAAAAAPLAAAVEAISARLASGGRLFYLGAGTSGRLGVLDAAECPPTFCTPPELVQGVLAGGAAALLRSSEGLEDIEAAGRDDLLARGFGPGDCLVGIAAGGTTPYVLGGLSHAKAIGALAIAMACVPRDQVAMPSDIDIRLLTGPELLAGSTRLKAGTATKMALNLISTSVMVRLGKVHGNRMVDVAVTNAKLEDRALRILSDLSGVDRIEGRQLLEQSSGSVKLALVIALTGLDAQQAQKHLDRHGPSLRKVLQAPTQPPGPQ; translated from the coding sequence TTGAGCGAGATCAATAGGGGCCATCTGCTCACCGAGCAGGCCAATCCCGCCAGCGAAAACCTCTGCCAACTCTCTAGCCAGGAGCTCGTAGAGCTGTTCTGTGAAAACGAGCTGGAACCCCAGCGGGCCCTGGCGGCGGCGGCGGCACCCCTGGCTGCAGCGGTGGAGGCCATTTCTGCCCGGCTGGCCTCGGGAGGAAGGCTGTTTTATTTGGGTGCCGGCACCTCCGGGCGCCTCGGCGTGCTGGATGCGGCCGAATGCCCGCCCACCTTTTGCACCCCACCGGAGCTGGTGCAGGGGGTCCTGGCCGGGGGCGCAGCTGCCCTGCTGCGTAGTTCGGAGGGCCTGGAGGATATCGAGGCGGCCGGCCGAGATGATTTGCTGGCTAGGGGGTTTGGGCCTGGGGACTGCCTGGTGGGCATAGCGGCTGGAGGCACCACCCCCTACGTGCTGGGTGGTCTGAGCCATGCAAAGGCCATCGGCGCCCTGGCCATTGCCATGGCCTGCGTTCCCAGGGATCAGGTGGCCATGCCCTCAGACATCGACATACGCCTACTTACCGGGCCCGAATTGCTGGCCGGATCCACCCGCCTTAAGGCTGGTACGGCAACAAAAATGGCCCTTAACCTGATCTCCACCTCAGTGATGGTGCGGCTGGGCAAGGTCCATGGCAACCGGATGGTGGATGTGGCGGTGACCAATGCCAAGCTCGAGGATCGGGCCCTGCGCATTCTCAGTGATCTTTCCGGGGTTGATCGGATTGAGGGGCGCCAGCTGCTCGAGCAAAGCTCCGGTTCGGTCAAATTGGCCCTGGTGATTGCCCTTACGGGCCTAGATGCTCAGCAGGCCCAGAAGCACCTAGATCGCCATGGCCCCAGCCTGCGCAAGGTGCTGCAGGCCCCAACTCAGCCCCCTGGTCCCCAGTAG
- the mtnP gene encoding S-methyl-5'-thioadenosine phosphorylase: MASIESGLAGLDLGQARLGVIGGSGLYGMEGLEDVRKIKLKTPYGKPSCSLRVGRIGNLEVVFLARHGPHHSYTPTEVPYRANIWALRSLGVRWIFSVSAVGSLQEHVRPLDMVVPDQFVDRTHARPLTLFGDGLVAHVGFADPFCPVLSRLISDVGDSLMPEGHQLHRGGAYLCMEGPAFSTRAESELYRSWGCSVIGMTNHTEARLAREAEIAYTTLAMATDYDCWHQEHASVSVEMVIENLRANAALAQRIVRLAAERLAVHRPPSTAHHALRHALMTPKEQVPRATRRRVSLFTSPYWGPGG; encoded by the coding sequence ATGGCCTCAATTGAAAGCGGCTTGGCCGGCCTGGATTTGGGTCAGGCGCGCCTAGGCGTCATCGGTGGCAGCGGTCTCTATGGCATGGAGGGCCTGGAGGACGTGCGCAAGATCAAGCTGAAAACCCCCTATGGCAAACCCTCCTGCAGCCTGCGGGTTGGCCGCATCGGCAACCTGGAGGTGGTCTTTTTGGCCCGCCATGGCCCCCACCACAGCTATACCCCCACTGAGGTGCCCTACCGGGCAAACATCTGGGCCCTGCGTTCCCTGGGGGTGCGATGGATCTTCTCGGTGTCGGCCGTTGGCTCCCTTCAGGAGCATGTGCGGCCCCTCGACATGGTCGTGCCCGATCAATTCGTCGACCGCACCCACGCCCGCCCCCTCACCCTTTTTGGCGATGGTCTGGTGGCCCATGTGGGCTTTGCCGATCCCTTTTGCCCTGTGCTCAGCCGCCTAATTTCCGATGTGGGCGACAGCCTGATGCCCGAGGGCCACCAATTGCACCGTGGCGGCGCCTATCTCTGCATGGAAGGTCCTGCCTTCTCCACCAGGGCTGAATCCGAGCTCTATCGCAGTTGGGGCTGTTCAGTGATTGGCATGACCAACCACACCGAGGCGCGTCTTGCCAGGGAAGCCGAAATTGCTTACACCACCCTGGCGATGGCCACCGATTACGACTGCTGGCACCAGGAGCACGCCAGCGTTTCGGTGGAAATGGTTATCGAAAACCTGAGGGCCAATGCGGCCCTGGCCCAGCGCATCGTCCGTCTTGCCGCCGAGCGCCTAGCCGTTCACCGGCCGCCCAGCACGGCCCACCATGCCCTTCGCCACGCCCTGATGACCCCTAAGGAGCAGGTACCCCGCGCCACCCGTCGGAGGGTCAGCCTGTTCACAAGCCCCTACTGGGGACCAGGGGGCTGA
- a CDS encoding peptidylprolyl isomerase, whose translation MTKALMETDAGSISIELFEAEAPGTVANFVKLAESGFYDGLAFHRVIDGFMAQGGCPNSRDGSGGMAGTGGPGYTINCEINSNKHQAGSLSMAHAGKNTGGSQFFLCHGAQPHLDGVHTVFGQTGDLEVVLAIKKGTKINKLTIQK comes from the coding sequence ATGACCAAAGCTTTGATGGAAACAGATGCCGGCAGCATCTCAATCGAGTTGTTTGAGGCCGAGGCCCCCGGCACCGTTGCCAATTTTGTGAAATTGGCCGAATCCGGCTTTTACGACGGTCTGGCCTTCCACCGGGTTATCGACGGTTTCATGGCCCAGGGCGGCTGCCCAAATAGCCGCGATGGCTCCGGTGGCATGGCAGGTACCGGTGGCCCTGGCTACACGATTAATTGTGAGATCAATTCCAACAAGCACCAGGCCGGCAGTTTGTCGATGGCCCACGCCGGCAAAAACACCGGCGGCTCCCAGTTCTTCCTGTGCCATGGCGCCCAACCCCACCTCGATGGGGTCCACACGGTGTTTGGTCAGACTGGAGACCTAGAGGTGGTTCTTGCCATCAAGAAGGGCACCAAGATCAATAAATTGACTATTCAGAAGTAG